In Paeniglutamicibacter kerguelensis, one genomic interval encodes:
- the truB gene encoding tRNA pseudouridine(55) synthase TruB — protein MGSGLVIIDKPQGWTSHDVVGRTRRLAGTRKVGHAGTLDPMATGVLVLGINKATRLLTYIVGANKTYTATIRLGESTITDDAEGEIVQSRIAAALTEEQIHAAVAKLTGPIEQVPSSVSAIKVNGERAYARVRAGEDVKLAARPVTIHRFEIHDIRRERAGKVLDIDVTVECSSGTYIRALARDLGEDLAVGGHLTALRRTEVGPYTLGRARTLEQLAENFEYLPLEDAADALFTRRDLTEHERAELSYGRRISSNETDEVTAAFAPDGTLVALLKNKGKEAKPELVFATAS, from the coding sequence ATCGGCTCAGGCCTGGTCATCATCGACAAACCGCAGGGTTGGACGAGCCATGACGTGGTTGGCCGCACCCGCCGCCTGGCCGGAACCCGCAAGGTGGGCCACGCCGGTACCTTGGACCCGATGGCCACCGGCGTGCTGGTGCTGGGCATCAACAAGGCTACCCGCCTGTTGACCTACATCGTGGGCGCGAACAAGACCTACACCGCCACCATCCGCCTGGGTGAATCTACGATCACCGACGACGCCGAGGGCGAGATCGTGCAGAGCCGCATCGCCGCGGCGCTCACCGAGGAACAGATCCACGCGGCCGTTGCCAAGCTCACCGGTCCGATCGAGCAGGTCCCTTCCTCCGTCAGCGCCATCAAGGTCAACGGCGAACGTGCCTACGCCCGCGTGCGCGCCGGCGAGGACGTGAAGCTTGCCGCACGTCCGGTGACCATCCACCGCTTCGAGATCCACGACATCCGCCGCGAACGCGCGGGCAAGGTCCTGGACATCGACGTGACCGTCGAATGCTCCTCGGGAACCTACATCCGTGCGCTGGCCCGCGATCTGGGCGAGGACCTGGCCGTGGGCGGCCACCTGACCGCGCTGCGCCGCACCGAAGTCGGCCCGTACACGCTGGGCCGTGCCCGCACGCTGGAGCAGCTGGCTGAGAACTTCGAGTACCTGCCGCTGGAGGACGCCGCCGATGCGTTGTTCACGCGCCGCGACCTGACCGAGCACGAACGCGCCGAGCTGTCCTACGGACGCCGCATCAGCAGCAACGAAACCGACGAGGTGACCGCAGCGTTCGCCCCCGACGGGACGCTGGTTGCGCTGCTGAAAAACAAGGGCAAGGAAGCCAAGCCCGAATTGGTCTTCGCCACGGCTTCATAA